In Bacteroides cellulosilyticus, the genomic stretch GCAAATTGGAGTTTTAGGAGTCGCATCCGGATTCACTGTATTCATGACAGGTGGTGGATTTTATTCTCTCGACCGTATACTTATGCCCAAAACTCCCTGGCTGAAAAAACGTAAATGGTACCCTTGGATAGCATCCGGAAATTTATCTATAAAAGAAAATACTGTAAAAAAGATAGTAGTTACCGGCAGCATAGCCATTCTGGCACTAACACTTTATACCAATCAGGTTTTCCATGGTGGGGTATGGGGTGAATTACATAATAAATCCGTAAAACCCAAAATCGAAATCTCTGATGCCCAGTTAAAGGGTAACAAACTCAAATTCACAATATCAAGAGTTGAGGGAATAGATGTTTACGGTTCTTTTCTGATTGGTATCACTTTAAAAGATGATGCAGGTAATAATGTACTTGAACTGAATGCAGAAGAATTAGCTAATTTCCCGGTGAGCAATATACGTAATAAATATGTTGCAAAAGTAAAACCCGGGGAACATAGTCTCGTTATTCCATTAGGGGCTAAAGCAGAAATTAATATTGAAAAAAACACTAGCGATATACCAACTGGAATATATAAACTTGAATTAATGGATATAAGCGGAATTACCTGGAAAACGGATATCGCTAAAGAATAACACAAACTATAATATAATGCCCAAACTCTCAATTTTTATGTATCCGGGCGAATACAGATGCGCCCCTACAAGTAACACAACTCGTAGGGGCGATATTTTATTATATATACGCTATTCTTATTTATAAATAATCAACGCAGACTGTGCAGGAACGATCACTTCTGATCCGTAAAGTGTACCCAATCCTTTTTCACTGATGAAACCATCCTTGCAAACAACCGTATACTTACCTTCGGGAACTGTCAGTTTAGCAGGTTCTTTACGTGAGTTCAACGCCACTATAATATCTTCCCATGCATCACTGTTGGCATGTTCCTTCAAACGGTAGGCTATCAAGTTACCGCCCTCCACCGGAAGGAATTCCAAATGTTTACGTACCAGATCCGCATCTCCCATGCGGAAAGCAGGGTGATTCTTGCGTAACTGTATCAAACCTTTATAATAAGCGAAAACATCTGCATGTTCTGCTTTACGTTTCCAGTCAATAGCATTAATAGAGTCAGGACTTTGGTAACTGTTATGCACGCCCTTCTTATCACGCATCACCTCTTCACCGGCATAAATAAACGGTATGCCTTGTGAAGTAAATACAGCCGTTTGAGCCAATTTATCCAATTTTATCAACTCCTGTGGCGTAATACCCGGAACACTTGCATTCAGTCTGTCAACCAAGCACATATCATCATGACAAGAAACATAACTGACCATCTGTGTCGGCTGTTCAGCCCAGGAAGCCTTACTATAATTCACCAAATCATTGTCCACTTGCGGATGCTTGATAGCACCAACAATACCAAACTTGATACTCTCCTCTCCTCCCGGAACTCCGGCAAGAAAAGCACCTTGATGATTATCATTGAACGGACCACGCAATCCATCACGCATTTCATCAGAGAATGCAGCAATACCCGGCATCCGGTAAGTATTTGCTTTCATAGCCAACGAGTCTTCCGGCATCTGGGGAGCT encodes the following:
- a CDS encoding TQO small subunit DoxD, which codes for MEKESTPERPLGQTYNLSGMFSLALRLVVGWTYFSAFWRRLVLENKLVEDAPGYIGEKFNHFLPNSLGIKPVIEYLVSTPDILWWAMVLFTIIEAIVGLLFILGYFTRLASAGVIGLAGGILLGSGWIGSTCLDEWQIGVLGVASGFTVFMTGGGFYSLDRILMPKTPWLKKRKWYPWIASGNLSIKENTVKKIVVTGSIAILALTLYTNQVFHGGVWGELHNKSVKPKIEISDAQLKGNKLKFTISRVEGIDVYGSFLIGITLKDDAGNNVLELNAEELANFPVSNIRNKYVAKVKPGEHSLVIPLGAKAEINIEKNTSDIPTGIYKLELMDISGITWKTDIAKE